TTTCAATGTATTGAGACTGCAAATTTACATAAATTTCCCGATTGAAAAAAACTTTGCGAAAACTTTGAGGAAGCTTTTATGAAAAAGCCTGAAATACAGAATATTTCAGGCACAATAATATAATATAAATGAAAGAATACTAGATCTGCTGGGACTTTTTGGTCCTGTTGAAGATCCAGAAAATGATCGGGAAAATGAGTAAGGTAAGAACAGTGGCTGTAATAAGCCCTCCAATGATCACAATAGCCAGTGGTTTTTGTGACTCTGATCCGATACCGGTAGATAAAGCAGCAGGCATCAATCCTATGGAGGCCATCAATGCGGTCATAATTACAGGTCTGGTTCTGGATTTTACACCGCTTAAAATAGCATCATCTATCATAAGTCCGTTTTTCACATTCTGATGGAATTCCGTAATCAGGATTACCCCGTTCTGTATACAGATTCCTAAAAGGGCAATCATTCCTACCCCCGCAGAAATTCCAAAGTTGATTCCTGTAACATGGAGCGCAATAATTCCACCGATAAGGGCAAAAGGCACATTAGCCAGTACCAGAAGAGAGTCTTTCATATTCCCGAACAGGATAAATAATAAAAAGAAAATCATCAGTATACTCACCGGAACCACCTGGGTAAGTCTGTGGGAAGCCCGCTGCTGGTTTTCAAACTGCCCTGTCCATCCGATAGAATAGCCGTCCGGTAGTTCAATATGGGCTACTTTTTTCTGAGCATCGGCAATCGTACTTCCCAAATCACGGTCGCGGATTGAGAATTTAACACCAATATATCTTTTGATGTCATCTCTGTAGATAAATGCAGCCCCATTATCTTTTACAATACGGCTGATTTCTTTTAAAGGAATCTTAGCTCCATCCTGTGTAGGCACCATCAATGCAGCAATATCATTCTCATCTTTCCTATATTCCTGAGAATAGCGGAGACGAATAGGAAATTTTCGTTCGCCATCAAACATTTCTGAAGCTGTTTTTCCTCCGAAAGCCATTTCCAGCACGGCCTGTGCATCTGCCGGCATCACTCCGTAAGCAGCCATTTTATCTCTGTCCAGAATCACACTTACTTCCGGCTGGCCTATATTTTTAATGATTCCCGGATCTTTTACCCCTTCTACATTTTTGATCTGTGCCAGCACTTCTTCTGCCAGCTTATCCAGGGTTTCCAGATTATCTCCATAGATTTTGATTCCGTTTTCCGCTTTAAATCCGGCTACTGCTTCAGCAACATTGTCAGAGATCGGCTGTGAATAATTGAATGTAATTCCCTGATAATTTCTGAGTTTTTTATCGATCTCATCAATCAGTTCTTCATAGGTGATCTTGCGTTTCCATTCTTCTTTAGGTTTAAGATTTACGGCAAACTGTACAAATCCGAATCCATTAGGGTCTGTTCCGTCGTTGCTTCGGCCTGTCTGCGCCAGAACATCTGTTACTTCCGGTACACTCATAATATCTTTCTTGAGAAGATCTGCTGTTTTCAGTGATTCTTTTAATGATGAACTCATCGGCATTTCCGCTGTGATCCATAATGAACCTTCGTTAAGCTGCGGCAGGAATTCAGTTCCTAAAAACTTTCCGGAGAACAATGTTACTGCCAGAAATGCAATAGCCACAATAAGGCTCATCCTTTTATGTTTAAAAGTATAGTTGAAGCCTTTTAAAACAATTCTGTCCCAGAAATTAACAAACGGATTGTTCTTTTCTTTTACATTCTTATTTAATAAAATATGGGAAAGAACCGGAACCAGGGTTAGCGTGAATATCAATGCTCCCATCAGTGCAAAACCCAGGGTAAAGGCTAAAGGTGAGAACATCTTTCCTTCTACTTTCTGAAATGAGAAAATAGGAATCAGGGAGGTAATGATGATCAGTTTTGAGAAGAAAATGGCTTTTCCCAAACCTGTTCCTGTCTGCTTGATCCAGCCTCCTTTGGCCAGTTTGTTGAACTTTTCAGTTCCGTATTTATGTGCTTTATGATCGAGCATTACGAAGAGCCCTTCCACCATGACGACGGCTCCGTCTATAATAATCCCGAAGTCTACAGCTCCCAGAGAAAGAAGGTTTGCGCTCATTCCCGCCAGTTTTAAACACAGGAAAGCAAACAGCAGGGACAAAGGAATGATGATGGAAACAATCAGAGTTGTTCTCCAGTCTGCCATAAAGATCAAAACAATTACCGTTACCAGTACAATCCCTTCAATCAGATTGTGCATTACAGTGTGTGTGGTAAAATCCATCAGGTTATCTCTGTCGTAGAAAGTAACCATTTTCACATCTTTTGGAAGGATTTTTTCGTTGAGTTCTTTAATTTTCGCTTTTACTCCTACCAGAACCTCTCTTGGATTTTCTCCTTTTCTCATCACCACGATTCCTTCCACGGTATCATCATGATGATTCAGGGCTGCCTGCCCTACTCTCGGCATAGAGCTTTCATGAACATCTGCAACATTCTTTACCAGCACAGGATTTCCACTGTCGTTATGTATGGTAATATTCCCAATATCAGAGATGGATTTCACAAGTCCTATGCCTCTTACCACATAAGCCTGCCCGTTCTTTTCAATAACATCTCCTCCTACGTTCAGGTTACTCTTGGTAACGGCATCATATACCTGGAGTGGCGTAAGATTGTATTTATCCAGTGCCCGTGGATCTATACTTAATTCAAAAACTTTGTCCTGGCCTCCAAATACATTGATATCTGCTACTCCGGGAACTCCTCTTAAGGCTCGATCGATAACCCAGTTCTGAAGGGTAAGCAGTTCTCTGGAGTCTTTGGTTTTACTTTCAAGGGTATATCTGAAAATTTCACCGGTTGGCCCGTAGGGTGGCTGTACTTCAGGATCTACCTCATCAGGAAGGCTAATGGTTCTTAATTGGTTATTGACCTGATTTCTGGCAAAAGTATCATCCACCCCGTCGTCAAAAAGAATTTTCACGATAGAAAGACCAAACATGGTAGTACTTCTTACGTTTGTTTTCTTTTGAACCGGGCTCATGGCCAATTCGATGGGGGTGGTAACGAAACGTTCGACTTCTTCGGCACTCCGCCCATTCCATTGGGTTATAATGACAATCTGGGTATTGGTAACATCAGGAAAAGCTTCAATGGGCATATTTTTGAAGCTGATAAAGCCTGATATTGCTAAAATAGCAACCCAGATAAAAGTAAAAGCTTTATTCTTTAAGGAAAAAGCAATTATATTTTTAATAAATTTATTCATGATTGATTACATTGATGACCTAAAAAAGCCGTTGAAAGAATTTTAAAACAAAGTTTAAAAATTAGCTGTTCAGGGAACGGTAAATCAGTAACTGGTTGTTGGTGATCACTTCTTCTCCTTCAGACAGGCCTCCTCCCACATAGGTAACTTCTCCTACCTGCTTCATTACTTTTATTTCTTTCACTTTAATGTCGGTTCTGGATTTAAAAACCACTACAAAGCTTCTGTTGTCATCGAAGATCACTGCTTTTGAGGGTACGGTAAGCGCTGTGCTGCTCTCAGAGCTGGAAACCTTTATCGTTGCTTTGCTTTCCGGGATCAGGAGGCCATTAGCATTATCCAAAACAACTCTTGCCTGCATGGCATTGGTTTCGGGATCAATGATCTTAAATATTTTATCAATTTTTCCGTCAAAAATTTTATCCGGGTAAGATAAAGTGGAAACCTGAGCTTTCATTCCAAGGCTGATCTTGTCTATATCAGATTCGTTTACGTTCATGATGGCCCATACATTGGTGGTATTGGCTACATCGAAGATATTTTCGCTTCTGTCACTTCTCAGCTGCATATCTTTATTGATATTTTTCTGAACAATGTATCCACTGATTGGCGCTACAACACTGTAAATATTTCCTTTTTTTACATTGTATACCGTACTTACCGCGGTAGCCCTCTGCAGTTGGTCCTGTGCTTTCTGCAGAACACTTTTGGCTTCCAGAACTTCTCTTTCTGTGGTCAGCTTTCCTTCAAACATTTCTTTAGCTACCCTAAGATTGTTCTGGGCAACCACCAGATCAGTTTTAGCATCACTTACGTCTTTCTGTACTTCTGCGAGTTCTGTACTTCTGATGGTGGCCAGAACCTGCCCTTTTTTCACATAATCGCCCAATTCTGCATTTACGCTTAAAACGTTTCCTCCTACTAAAGGGTAAACATCAATATAACTGTTTTTATCAGCAGAAATTTTTCCGTAGAAATTATATTCATCTTCTATATATTTTTTTTCAACTTTGGCGAGAGAGATGGAGCTCAGCATGGTATTGCTCAGTTCAAACCCTTTTTTGGCCTGCGGCCTCACTTCTTCTTTTTTTCCGCAGGATAGTAAAGTCAGAGCGATCAGTACAGGGATAATATATTTTTTCATGATTAATAGAAGATTTTGGTTTGTATTAATTGATTGAGTTGTTCTGCAGACTGGATGATCTCATTTTTCATATCATAGATCTGAAGGGCTGTCTCCCTGTAGCTGTCCATAAAGTCTGTAAACTCAATAAGGTTTACATTCCCTTTCCTGAAGTTTTTCATCATCCCGTCATACACTAGATCCATATTATTAAGATCTGTTGTTTTGATCTCTGCCAGCTGATCGTATTGGGTTTTCCATGTTTTATAAGCTGCCCGGACTTTTGTTTCAAGGTTTAATTTCTGATAGTCTGCATTTTTCTGATTCTGCTGAATGGCATAATTCGCTTTTTCAACATTTCCCTGATTGGCTCTCCATAAAGGCAGCGGAATAGCCACCATAAGATTCACTTCATTTTTAAATGTTCCTCCGTTCTGGTCCCATCCGGCACCTACGTTCAGATCCGGAACATTCATAGATTTTTGCCACTGGGCGTATAATTTGCTGTTTTCTATTAATTTTAAATAATACTGATAGTCTGCATTGTTTTCCAGCGCTTTCTTTTTAAGTTCTTCATCGTCACCAAAAGGCTGGGCAGCCAAAATATCCTTTGCTTCGGCATCGGAAATCCGGGGTTCAATATCTTCGGTAATCCCTGTCAGTAGTTTTAAGCTCTGTTCGAATTCAAGAATATTTTTATTAATTCCCAGCTTATCATTGTTCAGCTGGATCACAAGGCTCTGTAATCTTACTTCGTCTTTAAGGGAAACGTTTCCTTTTGCCGACTGTACGCGGTAGGCACTCAAAAGGTCATTCATATACCCTAATTGCTTATTGGTATTGTCAAGTTTAAGTTTTTCGTAGTAGAGATTGAAATAAGCAGTACGTAGCTGGGCCCTTAAATCTACAAGCAATTGAGAAAACTGTAACTGGGCCAATTCTTTATTTGATTTTGCAAAAGCAATTTCATTCTTCTTTTTCCCGCCCATGTAAATCAATTGGGTAACCTGGGCTCCTTTTGCATGGCCTGCATCAAATACTTTATTTCCTTCGGGATTGTAAGCATTAATCTGGCCGCTGAGCTGAGGAAGCTCCCAGATTTTTGCCTGCAGAATATCTGCATCAGCCATGTTGATGTTGTATTGTTCTGCGAGAAGCTGTAGGTTATTGCTCTGAAATGCTTCTTCACACTCCACAAGCGACAGCTCCCGCTGCTGCCCTGCCATGAATGAGGAAATGGCAATGAGCAGTCCGACAATCTTGTTCATTCTTTCTATTTATCAACAAAATTGCCTCTACAGGATTAAAATGCTCTTAAAGATTGCTTAAAAAAAAATTAAATTTTGCTTGGGTAAAAAAGTCTGTGGCTAAACGGAATATTCCTGACAATTTATTTATTGAAAATTATACTGAATTTATTAAGATTTTCAGATGGTGAAGAATATATGATCTGCGCACCATGATATTCAAGAATTCTTTTAACGATACGAAGCCCAAGGCCTGAGCCCGAAATATTCTGTGAATTGTTTCCTCTCATAAAAGCCTCAAAAAGCCTGGATTGCTCCTCCTCCGGAATCGTATTACCATGAGAAATAACATCTACCATAAGCTCTTCATTGGTTTCCGTAATGAGGACATCCATTTCTGCATCATCAGAATATACTGCGGCATTCTTAAACAGATTAATAAAAACAATAACCAGCAACGACTGGATTCCATTGATGATAAGAAGACCATTTTCAGAAGTATCTTCAGAGATGAGAAAATCCATTTTAAGCGTTGGGTAACTTTTTTCAACGGCTTCAAAGGCTTCAAAGATCACTTCATCAATTCTTACTTCTTCATAAATACTCTGGATATTTTCTTTATCAAATTTTGTCAGCAGCAGCAAAGAGTTTGTAAGATCAGATAACTGATAAATATCGCGTTGGATTTGTTTTAAAGAGGATAGCGTTTTTGGGGAATGTTCTTCAAATTTGATCAGATTTTCCAACTGAAAGGCCATTCTTGTAATGGGAGTTCTGATCTCATGCGATGCACTGGCTGTAAAATCTTTCTGTGACTGAAAAACATCATCCAGCCTGCCAATCATGGTATTGAATGATTTTGCCAATACATTGATCTCATCATCAGACTGCCGGACAGGGATCTCTGTAGTCAGCTTATGAGCCGTCACTTCTGAAATTTCCTGGTTAAGATCTTCCAAAGGACGTAAAAATTTTCCCATGAAATAATAACTCAAAAAGCCGATAAGAAGCGTACTCATTACATAGGCTGTAATCAAAAGATATTTCAGGAATGCCAGCTTTGATTTGCCATTGGTATCAAAAGCACTGGTAAGAATATAATAATTTTCACCGTTGATATTGCGTAATGCCGCATAAATCTCGGGAACTGTTTTTTCTGTATAGATGATTTTCTTTTCATCTAATTCTTTAAGCAATGTATTATCCCAGGTTACGTTCCGGTCTTTGATTGTACTGTAAATAAGCTCTTTCTGAGCATTAAAAATTAAAATCGTTTCATTCAGAAGGATATTATCCGAATTTTCATTAAAAAAAACAGGGGCTTCTTCTTCAAAATCCTTAGACTTTGAAATAAAATGAGTGGTAAATTCCAGACGTTGC
This region of Chryseobacterium vaccae genomic DNA includes:
- a CDS encoding efflux RND transporter permease subunit, with the protein product MNKFIKNIIAFSLKNKAFTFIWVAILAISGFISFKNMPIEAFPDVTNTQIVIITQWNGRSAEEVERFVTTPIELAMSPVQKKTNVRSTTMFGLSIVKILFDDGVDDTFARNQVNNQLRTISLPDEVDPEVQPPYGPTGEIFRYTLESKTKDSRELLTLQNWVIDRALRGVPGVADINVFGGQDKVFELSIDPRALDKYNLTPLQVYDAVTKSNLNVGGDVIEKNGQAYVVRGIGLVKSISDIGNITIHNDSGNPVLVKNVADVHESSMPRVGQAALNHHDDTVEGIVVMRKGENPREVLVGVKAKIKELNEKILPKDVKMVTFYDRDNLMDFTTHTVMHNLIEGIVLVTVIVLIFMADWRTTLIVSIIIPLSLLFAFLCLKLAGMSANLLSLGAVDFGIIIDGAVVMVEGLFVMLDHKAHKYGTEKFNKLAKGGWIKQTGTGLGKAIFFSKLIIITSLIPIFSFQKVEGKMFSPLAFTLGFALMGALIFTLTLVPVLSHILLNKNVKEKNNPFVNFWDRIVLKGFNYTFKHKRMSLIVAIAFLAVTLFSGKFLGTEFLPQLNEGSLWITAEMPMSSSLKESLKTADLLKKDIMSVPEVTDVLAQTGRSNDGTDPNGFGFVQFAVNLKPKEEWKRKITYEELIDEIDKKLRNYQGITFNYSQPISDNVAEAVAGFKAENGIKIYGDNLETLDKLAEEVLAQIKNVEGVKDPGIIKNIGQPEVSVILDRDKMAAYGVMPADAQAVLEMAFGGKTASEMFDGERKFPIRLRYSQEYRKDENDIAALMVPTQDGAKIPLKEISRIVKDNGAAFIYRDDIKRYIGVKFSIRDRDLGSTIADAQKKVAHIELPDGYSIGWTGQFENQQRASHRLTQVVPVSILMIFFLLFILFGNMKDSLLVLANVPFALIGGIIALHVTGINFGISAGVGMIALLGICIQNGVILITEFHQNVKNGLMIDDAILSGVKSRTRPVIMTALMASIGLMPAALSTGIGSESQKPLAIVIIGGLITATVLTLLIFPIIFWIFNRTKKSQQI
- a CDS encoding efflux RND transporter periplasmic adaptor subunit; protein product: MKKYIIPVLIALTLLSCGKKEEVRPQAKKGFELSNTMLSSISLAKVEKKYIEDEYNFYGKISADKNSYIDVYPLVGGNVLSVNAELGDYVKKGQVLATIRSTELAEVQKDVSDAKTDLVVAQNNLRVAKEMFEGKLTTEREVLEAKSVLQKAQDQLQRATAVSTVYNVKKGNIYSVVAPISGYIVQKNINKDMQLRSDRSENIFDVANTTNVWAIMNVNESDIDKISLGMKAQVSTLSYPDKIFDGKIDKIFKIIDPETNAMQARVVLDNANGLLIPESKATIKVSSSESSTALTVPSKAVIFDDNRSFVVVFKSRTDIKVKEIKVMKQVGEVTYVGGGLSEGEEVITNNQLLIYRSLNS
- a CDS encoding TolC family protein, which codes for MNKIVGLLIAISSFMAGQQRELSLVECEEAFQSNNLQLLAEQYNINMADADILQAKIWELPQLSGQINAYNPEGNKVFDAGHAKGAQVTQLIYMGGKKKNEIAFAKSNKELAQLQFSQLLVDLRAQLRTAYFNLYYEKLKLDNTNKQLGYMNDLLSAYRVQSAKGNVSLKDEVRLQSLVIQLNNDKLGINKNILEFEQSLKLLTGITEDIEPRISDAEAKDILAAQPFGDDEELKKKALENNADYQYYLKLIENSKLYAQWQKSMNVPDLNVGAGWDQNGGTFKNEVNLMVAIPLPLWRANQGNVEKANYAIQQNQKNADYQKLNLETKVRAAYKTWKTQYDQLAEIKTTDLNNMDLVYDGMMKNFRKGNVNLIEFTDFMDSYRETALQIYDMKNEIIQSAEQLNQLIQTKIFY
- a CDS encoding ATP-binding protein; the protein is MSLKRRIALTLSIAFSLLFAMVMAVIYLSFNDFRRDEFKERFRQRLEFTTHFISKSKDFEEEAPVFFNENSDNILLNETILIFNAQKELIYSTIKDRNVTWDNTLLKELDEKKIIYTEKTVPEIYAALRNINGENYYILTSAFDTNGKSKLAFLKYLLITAYVMSTLLIGFLSYYFMGKFLRPLEDLNQEISEVTAHKLTTEIPVRQSDDEINVLAKSFNTMIGRLDDVFQSQKDFTASASHEIRTPITRMAFQLENLIKFEEHSPKTLSSLKQIQRDIYQLSDLTNSLLLLTKFDKENIQSIYEEVRIDEVIFEAFEAVEKSYPTLKMDFLISEDTSENGLLIINGIQSLLVIVFINLFKNAAVYSDDAEMDVLITETNEELMVDVISHGNTIPEEEQSRLFEAFMRGNNSQNISGSGLGLRIVKRILEYHGAQIIYSSPSENLNKFSIIFNK